GACCACGCGGATCTATTGCCGTCCGGTCTGTCCGGTGAAGCACCCGCTGCCGCGCAACGTCAGCTACTATCCGACCGCAGCCGCGGCCGAGGCAGCGGGCTATCGGCCGTGCCTCCGCTGCCGTCCCGAAACCGCGCCGTTCTGTCCGGCGTGGAACGGCACACGTTCGACGGTTGCACGCGCGCTGAAGCTGATCGACAGCGGCGCGCTCGAGTGCGGCTCGGTGGCGGCGCTGGCCGACCGGCTCGGCATCACCTCGCGCCATCTCGCGCGGTTGTTCGAGCGCCACGTCGGCGCCAGCCCGCAGCAGGTGGCGACCACCCGCCGCGTCCAGCGCGCCAAGCGCCTGATCGACACGACAGACGATGCGATGACCGAGATCGCCTTCCGCGCCGGTTTCGGCAGCGTCCGCCGCTTCAACGCCGCCTTCGCCGACCTCTACGGCCGCTCGCCATCGAGCCTGCGCGCGTCCTCGCGCGGGCGGAGGTGAGGGGGCAACAAGGGGCGGCGGGCCCAGCCATGCGGCAACGATAGGTCAACCCGGCTGACCATCTTTACCCATTGCGGCAGCTTGCCATAATCGTCTAGAACGACGGCGCTCAAGCGCTCCCGGCAACCAACCGTCAACGGTTTTGCCCGAGGATTTCGGCGCTCAACAGGGTCTGGCAATGCTGATTCGCGGCCAAATCGATCGGATTTCGGGGGAGGTGGCCGAGGCTACCGCCACGATCCCGGCCGCACGGCCCGCCCTGCTTATTGGCGGCCTGCTTCTTACCTGCCCCTGAGGGCCGGCTGGGCATTTGCGCCTGGGCACTCAGGGGTTTGTACGAGATCACCGGACCCTGATAATCGCCCTCAACATGACGGGCGCAAAGCTTAAAGGAATTTCTGACATGGCCACCGCTGATAAGTCCGAGAAGGACCGCGTCATCATTTTCGACACCACCCTGCGCGACGGCGAGCAATGCCCCGGCGCCACCATGACCTTCGAGGAGAAGCTCGAGGTCGCCGAGTTGCTGGACGATATGGGCGTCGACGTCATCGAGGCGGGCTTCCCGATCACCTCGGAAGGCGACTTCCAGGCGGTCAGCGAGATCGCCCGCCGCTCCAAGAACTCGGTCATCGCCGGCCTGTCCCGTGCCCACCCGGCCGACATCGACCGCTGCGCCGAAGCCGTCAAGTTCGCCCGCCGCGGCCGCGTCCACACCGTGATCGCGACCTCGCCGCTGCATATGCGCGTCAAGCTGAACAAGACCCCCGAGGAAGTGATCGAGACTTCGGTCGCGATGGTCGCCCGCGCCCGCAACCAGATCGACGACGTCGAATGGTCGGCCGAGGACGGCACCCGCAGCGAGATGGACTATCTGTGCCGGATCGTCGAGGCCGTGATCAAGGCCGGCGCCACCACGGTGAACATCCCCGACACCGTCGGCTACACGGTGCCGGAGGAATACACCCACTTCATGAAGACGCTGATCGAGCGGGTGCCGAACTCCGACAAGGCGATCTTCTCGGTGCATTGCCACAACGATCTCGGCATGGCGGTCGCGAACTCGCTGGCCGGCATCGTCGGCGGCGCGCGGCAGGTCGAGTGCACCGTCAACGGCATCGGCGAGCGCGCCGGCAACGCCGCGCTGGAAGAGATCGTGATGGCGATCAACGTGCGGAACGACAAGTTTCCGTACTGGAACAAGATCGACACCACGCAGCTGACCCGCGCCTCGAAGGTGGTGTCCGCGGCTACCTCGTTCCCGGTGCAGTACAACAAGGCGATCGTCGGCCGCAACGCCTTCGCCCATGAGAGCGGCATCCATCAGGACGGCGTGCTGAAGGACGCCTCGACCTACGAGATCATGCGGCCCGAGATGGTCGGCCTGAAGCAGTCGTCGCTGGTGCTCGGCAAGCATTCCGGCCGTCACGCCTTCATCCACAAGCTGGAGGAGTTGGGTTACAAGCTCGGCCCGAACCAGCTGGAGGATGCCTTTACGCGGATGAAGGCGCTGGCCGACCGCAAGAAGGACATCTACGACGAGGACATCGAGGCGCTGGTCGACCAGGAGATGGCGGCCGCGCACGACCGCATCAAGCTGACCTCGCTGACCGTGATCGCCGGCACCCATGGCCCGCAGCGCGCGACCATGAAGCTCGACGTCGACGGCCAGATCAGGATCGAGGAAGCCGAGGGTAACGGTCCGGTCGATGCCGTCTTCAACTGCATCAAGCGTCTGGTGCCGCACGAGGCCAAGCTGGAGCTCTATCAGGTCCACGCCGTGACCGAAGGCACCGACGCGCAGGCCGAAGTCTCGGTCCGTCTCGCGCACGAAGGCCGTTCGATGACCGCCCGCGCCGCCGATCCGGACACGCTGGTCGCCTCTGCCAAGGCCTATCTCGGCGCACTGAACAAGATAGTGATGAAGCGCCAGCGCGACGTCCCGGCGACCAAGGTCGCGGGCTGACGGTTCGCTCGATCAACGCATTCGCAAGCGCGGCGCCCCGGCGCCGCGTTTTTGTTTTGCCGCGTAGCCATGCAGCCCCGTTATCCTGCTGAACCCGTCATCCTGAGGAGCGCGTAGCGCGTCTCGAAGGATGCACAGCCCCTCTGCTTCAGCCCCGTGACGAACCCCACGCGGAGAGAGTCGGGCCGTCGCCCTTCGAGACGGCCGCTGCGCGGCCTCCTCAGGGTGACGGTGAGAGATTGCGCACAGTCGATTTCCCGTCAATGCGAGCGCAGCAACTTGTCCGCCGTACCTTGGCGGAGGTGGAAGCAATCCATCTTTCAGCTTGCTGATACATGGATTGCTTCGTCGCTTCGCCCCTCGCGATGACCGCTGCGGGTGATGGGTTTGGGATGGAATCGGCCCGGATTGACCGTTTTTGGAATTCTATCCCAACAATCCATCCCATCCCGCACTGCTTTGGAATCTTCCGCGCCATCTCCAGCGTTACCCTGCGTTCTTTCCCGGGGACGCCGCCCATGCCGATCTCCTCCATCGCCGTCGACCTTCCGCGTGCCGCGACGCCCGCTGAGGCCGCGCTGACCCGCCGGGTCGACCTCACCACGCTGCGCCTGTTCGTCGCCGTCTGCGACGAGCAGAACCTGACCCGCGCCGCGCAGCGCGAGGGGATCGCGGCCTCTGCCGTGTCGAAGCGGATGAACGATTTCGAGCTGGCGTTCGGCGTCACGCTGTTCAAGCGGCTCGCCAAGGGCATGGCGCTGACGCCGGCCGGCGAGGCGCTGCTGCATCATGCGAGGGTCACGCTGCTCAATGTCGAGAAGATCGCGGTCGAGCTGTCGGAGTATTCGCAAGGCGTGCGCGGCCATGTCCGCATGCTCGCCAACCTCTCGGCGATCGTGCAGTATTTGCCCGAGGACCTCTCCACCTTCTTCGCGGCGCATGAGCTGCTCCGCGTCGATCTGCAGGAGCGGCCGAGCGGGCAGGTGGTGCGCGGCATCGAGGAGGGCGCGGCCGAGCTCGGCATCTGCTCGGCCGAGGCCGACAGCCGCGCGCTCGAAGCCTTCCATTATCGCTACGACAATCTGGTCGTCGTGATGCGGCCGGATCATCCGCTGGCCGGCCGCGAGAGATTATCGTTCCTGGAGACGCTCGATTTCGACCACATCGGCCTGCACACCGCGAGCTCGATCTATCTGCGCTCGCAATATGCGGCGACGCAGGCCGGCAAGACGATGCGGCTGCGCATCAACGTGCCCGGCTTCGATGCGGTCTGCCGCATGGTGCAGGCCAATATGGGCCTCGGCCTGATCCCCGATCGCGCCTTCGCGGTGGTCGGCGCCGGCATGGGCCTTCGTGCCATCCCGCTGCGTGACGATTGGGGGCGGCGCGAGCTGAAGATCGTGGTCCGCGATGCCGCGCATCTGTCCGCAACCGGCCGGCTGATGCTGGATTATCTGCGGACGGCGGAGACCGACTAAGTCGCTATCGGCAATGCCGGTGAAATCACGAACAGCATGCCCGTCTTGACGACGGCCGTTTCCGCTCCAGCCGCGCTCGCGGCGCTTTGACTTCGGGCCCGCGAAAGATCGTTCCGGCGTGCCAATGCCATTCTCCCAATGGGGCCCGGCTTCTGGCGCAACCGCGACCTTCGCGAGTCAGTAAAGCCGCATGGCGAGGGGGACGCCGGCCGGACCGGCCAGCAGGCCCCAGGTCTCGTCGGCCGCGACCTCGAACTCCCGGCTCTCCGCCGCGCCGCTCGCGACCTTGAGGGTAACCTTGACCTTGCCCGGCGGCAGATCGATCTCCGGGCTGTCAGACGATTCGCCACCGACTTGGCGAGCGTGCTCCAAATCGCGTCCGGCGCGAGCCGCCAATTTGACGGTCTGCTCGTTGATGGTGATAACGGCGTCTTCATCCGTGGCGTTGCCAAGCTTCAGCTTCACCTGACCTGGTCGCGGCGGCAGGCCGGCATTGGTGACGAGATTCTCGGCGGTAGGCTTGCGCAGCGACAGGTCGGCGATCGTCCTGTCGTCCTGATGGATAAGCCGGAGCAGCGCCGGTCCACCTGACGTCGCAAACGCGATCACGGCCCGGTCCGACTCGACAACCGCGCCGCCATTCTCCGTCCAGCCACGTTTGCTCAGCGCGGCGCGATAGAAGCCGAGCGTATCAGCGAGACCGAGCGGCGTCTCGACATGAACCGATTCGATGAACGGTGAATTCTTCGCGGTCCTGAGCAGCCAGGGTTTGGGCAGCGGCAAGCCCGCAGCGAGATCGTCGCGCTCAGCCGGCGCCAGAGTCGCGGCCCGAGGGACGGCGCAGAGCAGGTGCCTGGCGATGGTATTCCGCGGACAGTGCGCAACGGCCCACAACGTCACGTCGGTGGAGATCGGCCGAAAGCTGTCGTGCGAGCCCGACGGGGGAGTGCTTGTGGAGCTCGACGGAGCGGCGAATATCGGGGTCCCCTGGCCGGTGGTTGTCGTCGACCAGTGGAGGGTGCAATTGATCAAGGTCGAAAAACCGGTGTCACAATAGTGACCGGGATCCAGGCTCCGCGCGAGCGCCCCGGTCAGCGCGACGATCGTCGCGACGGCAGTCGCGGCGGCCAGGCTGCCTGCGACCAAAACACCTTTCGTTCGACGCTGCATCGCCGGCTCCAATCTCGATGAGAGCCCTGGCATCAGATGCTCGTCATGAGCTTAGTGGCTTTGGCCGCCCAAAATGTTCATCGCCGGTTTGCCGTTTTCTCAAGAAGGGATTGATCCAGATCAAGCTTGAGACGGCCCTGCTTGGAATTCTCGTTGGCGTTAAGTGACCACATCGTTTGGCGTCATATTTTATCAATGGAGGGGAAAATGCCTGCAGTTGTCATGCAGTTCGTTTCGCATCCAAAACCCGGTAGCGATCTTGCGACCGTCTTGCAGCTTGCAAAGGACGGTGCGGTGCTTTGGCGGAAACACGGGGCCGACGTTAGCTATTGGTCGGTGATCGGTGGCGAGGTGGGCAACTACGCTTTCGTCGCACGCTTCGATAGTATCGAGGCTTACGGGCGTAGTCTGGCCTCGCTCGGTGCCGATCCGGCTTTCGCAGAATTTCAAGCCAAGCGGCTGAAGGCCGGGCAATCGGATTGGGTACGTTCCAACCTTTCCGTTCAGGTCGATGTCTGACGGAGCGCCTTCTCTCTTGAATGCGAGACCGCCTTCGGGCGGTCTCGTGCTGTCTGTCGCGGCGGACGCGCGGAGCCAGGCGGCCGCGCCGCAGGTTCGCGACCTCAGTCATGCTCTAGCCGCCGTCAAGCGCGGCGAGACGATCAGCTTCCGCGATGTCTTCGATGGTGTTGGCGTTGAAGAACGGGTCCAGCGGCTCGACCGGCCATTCGACCGTCGCCAGCGGATAGCGCGCGGTCCAGCGATCGATCTTGCGCACGTCCTCCTCGACCAGCGCATGGCGCAATTCGCCCCGCAGGCGCACGCTCCAGAGGCCGATGACCGGATGGGTCTGCCCGCCGGATGACGCGACCGCGAGCTCGGCACTCTCAGCCGTGCGCGCCTGCTCCAGGCGTGCGACAAGATCGCGCGGCAGAAACGGACAGTCGCCCGCCGCGCTCAGCACCCATTTCGCATCCGGCCGGTGGGCCGCGGTCCAGTCCAGCGCGGCCAGGATGCCGGCGAGAGGGCCGGGATAATCGGCGACATCGTCGGCGACGACGGGAAGGCCGAACGCGGCGAAGCGCGCGGGATCGCCGTTGGCATTGATGATCAGCCCGTTGCATTGCGGGGCGAGACGGTCGATCACCCGCTGCAGGATGGTGCGGCCGGCGATCATGCGCATCGGCTTGTCGCCGCCGCCCATCCGCCGCGCGAGCCCGCCGGCCAGCAGAACGCCGGGGATGCTAGTCATTGTCGGTCTCGCCCTTGCGCTTGTGACGCATCGATTCCTCTTCGACATAGTCGAGGTTCTGGTCGTAGACGATCCGCTCCTGGCCCGACAGCGCGATGAAGCGCTTGCCGCGGGCGCGCCCGACCAAAGTCAGCCCGACTTGTCGCGCCAGATCGACGCCCCACGCCGTGAATCCGGAGCGCGAGACCAGGATCGGGATGCCCATCCGCACCGTCTTGATCACCATCTCCGAGGTGAGCCGCCCGGTGGTGTAGAGGATCTTGTCGGCTGGATCGACATTGTGGCGATAGATCCAGCCCGCGATCTTGTCGACCGCGTTGTGCCGGCCGACATCCTCGGTGTAGCAGACCGGTGTGCTCTCCTTGCACAGCACGCAGCCGTGGATGGCGCCGGCTTCCAGATACAGCGACGGCATCGTGTTGATGGTGTGCGTCATCCGGTAGAGCCAGGAGGTGCGCAGTTCGGCCTTCGGTAGCGCGACTTTCTCCACGGCTTCGAGCAGGTCGCCGAACGCCGTACCCTGGGCGCAGCCCGAGGTCTGCGTCCGCTTCTTCAGCTTTGCCTCGAAATTGGTGTGGTGCGCGGTGCGCACCACGACGACCTGGAGATCGTCGTCATATTCGACGTCGGTGACGACGTCGTCGTATTTGAGCATGTTCTGGTTCAAGAGGTAGCCGAGCGCGAGGTATTCGGGATAGTCGTTGATCGTCATCATTGTGACGATCTCCTGCGCGTTGAGGTACAGCGTCAGCGGCCGCTCCACCGGTACCTTGATCTCGGTCTGCTTGCCGGTCTGATCGACGCCAATGACGCGCTCGGTCAGTCGCGGATCGTCCGGATCAGGAACAATGATGGGAGCTGTGGTTGTCTCGGGCACTGCTAGACGTCCGGATGGGTTCACATGGCAACGCAGCTGGGGATATAAGCACGGGCGGAGACCGACTGGCCACTCTCCGCCGTCTTGCCGGAACCGCCATGGTCGGTCCGGCCATGAGATAACGCCGCAGGTCGCGATCCGGGTCGAACAAATCTTGTCGATGGCCGAGGACTGAGAGACATCATGGCGCAGCTTTCGGACGACTGCTTCGCGTTCGGCGGACCGATGATGTCGGTCGACGAGGCCGTCGCGATCATCGCCGCGCGCGTCAAGCCGGTCGGCGAGACCGAAGCCGTTGCCCTGGTCGACGCCGACGGCCGCATCCTCGGCCGCGACGTCGCTGCGCCCCTGCCGCTGCCGCCTTTCATGAATTCCGCCGTCGACGGCTACGCGGTCTCAGGCGCGGACCTGCCGGCGAGCGGCGAGCGCGCGTTTCCCGTCGCCGGGCGGGTGCAGGCGGGAGCGCCGGCGGAGCCCGCGCGGCCCGGCCAGGCGGTGCGCATCTTCACCGGTGCGCCGATGCCTGATGGCACCGACACCGTGTTCATGCAGGAAGACGTGCGGATCGACGATGCGGGCCACGTGATCCTGCCGCCGGGCCTGAAGCCTGGCGCCAATGTGCGTCCGGCCGGCGAGGATATCCCGCGCGGCCATGTCGCACTTGTGTCGGGCCGACGCCTGCGCCCGCAGGACATCGCCGTTGCCGCGGCCTTCGGGCTCACCACGCTCGATGTGGTGCGACGGCTGCGCGTCGGGGTGTTCTCCACCGGTGACGAACTGGCCGCGCCCGGCAGCGCGCGCACCGAAGCGCAATTGTTCGATTCCAACCGCTTCATGCTGATGGCGATGTTGCGGCGGCTCGGTTGCGAGGTCGGCGATCTCGGCATCCTGCGCGACGAGCGGGCCGAGCTTGCCGCGGCGCTCAAGCAGGTCGCGCGCGGCTACGACTTGATCCTGACCACGGGCGGGGTCTCGACCGGCGAGGAGGATCACGTCAAGGCCGGCATCGAACAGGCCGGCTCGCTGGTGCTGTGGCGGATGGCGATCAAGCCGGGCCGTCCGGTGGCGATGGGAGTAGTCGATGGCACGCCGCTGATCGGCCTGCCCGGCAATCCCGTGGCGAGCTTCGTCACCTTCGTCCATGTGGTGCGGCCGACCGTGTTGGCGCTGTCGGGCGCGGTGCCGTCGCCCTTGCTGCCGATGCCGGTGCGGGCCGCCTTCAGCTACAAGAAGAAGAGCGGCCGCCGCGAATATGTCCGTGCCTCGCTGCGCCGGGCGGCGGACGGCGCGCTGGAGGCGACCAAATTTCCCCGCGAAGGGGCGGGCCTGTTGTCGTCGCTGGTCGAGACCGACGGGCTGATCGAGCTCGGCGAGTCCATCGTGCGGGTCGAGGCGGGCGATGCGGTCGGCTTTCTCGGCTACGCCGATCTGCTGTGAGAGCCAGGACTTGCGGTCGAGCTCATGCGAGCTGAGCAGATAGCCGTCTTCTGCGATTTGAAAATCAGATCGCCCGATAGATAAACATTAACAATGGCCTGCGCGGCAACCCGACGCTGCTAGAGGCGTTCTAAATGTGCTTGCCTGTGGTATGCCAGAGAATAGAGTTGGTTGAACCGGCGCGAATTACGCAAAGCCGGGTTCCAAGGCGAGGTTTCAAGGCGAGGTTTCATGAGCGGAGACGACGTTCACAAGGTCCGTGCGTTCGAGCATCCCGGACAAGGCCGGAAGCGGGCGAAAGCCACGCCCAAGGGACGCCAGGTCGACCCCGCGGCCGCGCATGAGATCGAGGCGCTGCTTGCCGACCGGCCGCGGCGCCGCGACCTCTTGATCGAATACCTCCATCTGATCCAGGACAAATACCACCAGATTTCGGCAGCGCATCTCGCCGCGCTCGCCGACGAGATGAAGCTGTCATTCGCCGAAGTGTTCGAGACCGCGACCTTCTATGCGCATTTCGACATCGTGAAGGAGGGCGAGCCCGACATCGCGCCGCTCACCGTGCGGGTCTGCGATTCGCTGACCTGCGCGATGCTCGGCGGCGAGAAGCTGCTGAACGATCTCCAGAGCCGCGCCGGCCCCGGCATCCACGTGGTGCGGGCGCCGTGCGTCGGCCGCTGTGACACCGCGCCCGCGGCGGAGGTCGGCCACAACTTCATCGACCATGCGACCGTCACCAACGTGCTCGCCGCGGCG
This Bradyrhizobium sp. CCBAU 53421 DNA region includes the following protein-coding sequences:
- a CDS encoding bifunctional transcriptional activator/DNA repair enzyme AdaA encodes the protein MLSFEICNAARLRRDARYDGRFFTAVKTTRIYCRPVCPVKHPLPRNVSYYPTAAAAEAAGYRPCLRCRPETAPFCPAWNGTRSTVARALKLIDSGALECGSVAALADRLGITSRHLARLFERHVGASPQQVATTRRVQRAKRLIDTTDDAMTEIAFRAGFGSVRRFNAAFADLYGRSPSSLRASSRGRR
- a CDS encoding 2-isopropylmalate synthase, with product MATADKSEKDRVIIFDTTLRDGEQCPGATMTFEEKLEVAELLDDMGVDVIEAGFPITSEGDFQAVSEIARRSKNSVIAGLSRAHPADIDRCAEAVKFARRGRVHTVIATSPLHMRVKLNKTPEEVIETSVAMVARARNQIDDVEWSAEDGTRSEMDYLCRIVEAVIKAGATTVNIPDTVGYTVPEEYTHFMKTLIERVPNSDKAIFSVHCHNDLGMAVANSLAGIVGGARQVECTVNGIGERAGNAALEEIVMAINVRNDKFPYWNKIDTTQLTRASKVVSAATSFPVQYNKAIVGRNAFAHESGIHQDGVLKDASTYEIMRPEMVGLKQSSLVLGKHSGRHAFIHKLEELGYKLGPNQLEDAFTRMKALADRKKDIYDEDIEALVDQEMAAAHDRIKLTSLTVIAGTHGPQRATMKLDVDGQIRIEEAEGNGPVDAVFNCIKRLVPHEAKLELYQVHAVTEGTDAQAEVSVRLAHEGRSMTARAADPDTLVASAKAYLGALNKIVMKRQRDVPATKVAG
- a CDS encoding LysR family transcriptional regulator, which produces MPISSIAVDLPRAATPAEAALTRRVDLTTLRLFVAVCDEQNLTRAAQREGIAASAVSKRMNDFELAFGVTLFKRLAKGMALTPAGEALLHHARVTLLNVEKIAVELSEYSQGVRGHVRMLANLSAIVQYLPEDLSTFFAAHELLRVDLQERPSGQVVRGIEEGAAELGICSAEADSRALEAFHYRYDNLVVVMRPDHPLAGRERLSFLETLDFDHIGLHTASSIYLRSQYAATQAGKTMRLRINVPGFDAVCRMVQANMGLGLIPDRAFAVVGAGMGLRAIPLRDDWGRRELKIVVRDAAHLSATGRLMLDYLRTAETD
- the mobA gene encoding molybdenum cofactor guanylyltransferase MobA encodes the protein MTSIPGVLLAGGLARRMGGGDKPMRMIAGRTILQRVIDRLAPQCNGLIINANGDPARFAAFGLPVVADDVADYPGPLAGILAALDWTAAHRPDAKWVLSAAGDCPFLPRDLVARLEQARTAESAELAVASSGGQTHPVIGLWSVRLRGELRHALVEEDVRKIDRWTARYPLATVEWPVEPLDPFFNANTIEDIAEADRLAALDGG
- a CDS encoding formate dehydrogenase accessory sulfurtransferase FdhD, which encodes MPETTTAPIIVPDPDDPRLTERVIGVDQTGKQTEIKVPVERPLTLYLNAQEIVTMMTINDYPEYLALGYLLNQNMLKYDDVVTDVEYDDDLQVVVVRTAHHTNFEAKLKKRTQTSGCAQGTAFGDLLEAVEKVALPKAELRTSWLYRMTHTINTMPSLYLEAGAIHGCVLCKESTPVCYTEDVGRHNAVDKIAGWIYRHNVDPADKILYTTGRLTSEMVIKTVRMGIPILVSRSGFTAWGVDLARQVGLTLVGRARGKRFIALSGQERIVYDQNLDYVEEESMRHKRKGETDND
- the glp gene encoding gephyrin-like molybdotransferase Glp, producing MAQLSDDCFAFGGPMMSVDEAVAIIAARVKPVGETEAVALVDADGRILGRDVAAPLPLPPFMNSAVDGYAVSGADLPASGERAFPVAGRVQAGAPAEPARPGQAVRIFTGAPMPDGTDTVFMQEDVRIDDAGHVILPPGLKPGANVRPAGEDIPRGHVALVSGRRLRPQDIAVAAAFGLTTLDVVRRLRVGVFSTGDELAAPGSARTEAQLFDSNRFMLMAMLRRLGCEVGDLGILRDERAELAAALKQVARGYDLILTTGGVSTGEEDHVKAGIEQAGSLVLWRMAIKPGRPVAMGVVDGTPLIGLPGNPVASFVTFVHVVRPTVLALSGAVPSPLLPMPVRAAFSYKKKSGRREYVRASLRRAADGALEATKFPREGAGLLSSLVETDGLIELGESIVRVEAGDAVGFLGYADLL